In the genome of Nocardia sp. NBC_00416, one region contains:
- a CDS encoding antibiotic biosynthesis monooxygenase: MFARSTTIQAQPSAIDAGIAHMRDVVLPALQEIPGCIGLSLLVDRATGHCIATTAWGSEDAMNDSRERVGPLRDRALTTFGASAQIEEWEIAGLHRAQHANEGACVRATWVKTDPSRLESAVEIYKAATLPAMEDLEGFCSASLMINRKSGRAVSCTSYASAEAMRAGREQSASLRVDAARRTGVEALDVREFELALAHLRVPEMA; the protein is encoded by the coding sequence GTGTTCGCGCGATCTACCACTATTCAGGCGCAACCCTCAGCTATCGATGCCGGGATCGCGCATATGCGAGATGTCGTCCTGCCCGCGTTACAGGAGATCCCCGGGTGTATCGGGCTGTCGCTGCTGGTCGACCGGGCCACCGGGCACTGTATCGCCACGACTGCCTGGGGATCCGAGGACGCGATGAACGACAGCCGGGAACGGGTCGGCCCGCTGCGCGACCGCGCCCTCACGACGTTCGGCGCCAGCGCACAGATCGAGGAATGGGAGATCGCGGGGCTGCATCGTGCTCAGCACGCGAATGAGGGCGCATGCGTGCGCGCGACCTGGGTCAAGACCGATCCCAGTCGGCTCGAATCGGCCGTCGAGATCTACAAGGCCGCCACCTTGCCCGCAATGGAAGACCTGGAGGGGTTCTGCAGCGCGAGCCTGATGATCAACCGAAAGTCCGGACGCGCCGTATCGTGCACCAGCTACGCGAGCGCCGAGGCGATGCGCGCCGGCCGTGAGCAGTCGGCTTCGCTGCGGGTCGACGCCGCCCGGCGAACCGGCGTCGAAGCTCTCGATGTGCGGGAGTTCGAACTGGCGCTCGCCCATCTGCGGGTTCCGGAGATGGCCTGA
- a CDS encoding helix-turn-helix transcriptional regulator codes for MTTPTVDATQELAAFLRTRRERLDPRDFGLPARRQARRTPGLRREEVAELAGVSIDYIVRLEQARGLRPSADVVEALARALRLAPAERAYLFDLTRHRARTVDGPATTAAPPLARLVADLLPLPAMLMDHRYDILAWNGEMAKLLVDFDTLPPAQRNSMWLCLMHPRIRESYVDRERVVRDAIAHLRAAWAVHPEDRRLADLIAELTAHDEHFARLWDRQDVLGNGRGSKAMRHPAVGAIAVDYEVLMPLQDTDQRLMICRAADDASQAALDRLSTR; via the coding sequence ATGACGACCCCCACCGTGGACGCGACACAGGAGCTGGCCGCGTTCCTGCGAACTCGACGCGAACGCCTGGACCCGCGCGATTTCGGACTACCGGCGCGGCGGCAGGCGCGGCGGACCCCCGGACTGCGCCGCGAAGAGGTCGCCGAACTGGCCGGGGTCAGCATCGACTACATCGTGCGGCTGGAACAGGCCCGCGGACTCCGACCCTCAGCGGACGTGGTGGAAGCGCTGGCCCGGGCCCTGCGCCTGGCCCCCGCCGAACGCGCCTACCTCTTCGACCTGACCCGGCATCGCGCCCGCACTGTGGACGGCCCCGCCACCACCGCCGCGCCGCCGCTGGCCCGGCTGGTCGCCGACCTGTTGCCACTGCCGGCCATGCTGATGGACCACCGCTACGACATCCTGGCCTGGAACGGCGAAATGGCGAAGCTGCTGGTGGATTTCGACACCCTGCCGCCGGCGCAGCGCAACTCGATGTGGCTGTGCCTGATGCATCCGCGGATACGCGAGTCCTATGTCGACCGCGAACGCGTCGTGCGGGACGCCATCGCCCATCTGCGCGCCGCGTGGGCCGTGCATCCCGAGGATCGGCGATTGGCCGACCTCATCGCCGAACTCACCGCTCATGATGAGCACTTCGCACGACTATGGGACAGGCAGGACGTCTTGGGCAACGGTCGCGGAAGCAAGGCGATGCGTCATCCAGCCGTCGGTGCCATCGCAGTGGATTACGAAGTACTCATGCCGCTGCAAGATACCGACCAACGGTTGATGATCTGCCGCGCCGCGGACGATGCGAGCCAGGCGGCGTTGGACCGGTTGTCCACGCGGTGA